One Phoenix dactylifera cultivar Barhee BC4 unplaced genomic scaffold, palm_55x_up_171113_PBpolish2nd_filt_p 000654F, whole genome shotgun sequence DNA window includes the following coding sequences:
- the LOC103697101 gene encoding DNA polymerase delta small subunit isoform X3 — MEDAEMGDGSPKHFDRKQAVYQNLDERYVIHGERYRGQQYSQIYFTRLHHMRNLLNSLVPKWKPHLPVHTILGLEEGKECIIIGTMYKHMKLKSSILDEYSKERSTVPLVKPHNFMHPDDHLILEDESGRVKLAGTFLAPSVYVTGIVVALHGKETSDGDFFVQDVLEAGLPPQIEQPLDLREDKHVVFISGLSVGSSMFNPLQFQLLVDHITGHLGDENEQSIASQIVRVVIAGNSVQISQGILSGQTLAPKDQSRLTEPIKEFDISLIQLAAAMPVDIMPGPSDPANFSLPQQPLHRCLFPGASVYNTFLSCTNPHQFELDDVLFLGTSGQNIDDLSKYSDAKDKLEFMERTLKWRHLAPTAPNTLGCYPYTDKDPFLIESCPHVYFVGNQDKYETRLLQGPEKQLLRLICIPRFCETGVAVVAY; from the exons ATGGAAGACGCAGAGATGGGAGACGGAAGCCCGAAGCACTTCGATAGGAAGCAGGCCGTCTATCAAAACCTT GACGAGAGGTATGTGATCCATGGAGAGAGGTATAGAGGGCAGCAATACAGCCAAATCTACTTCACTCGCCTCCATCACATGAGGAATCTCCTCAACTCCCTTGTCCCCAAGTGGAAGCCTCACCTCCCTG TTCATACTATTTTAGGACTTGAAGAAGGCAAAGAGTGCATTATAATTGGAACTATGTACAAGCATATGAAACTCAAGTCTTCTATTCTTGATGAGTACTCTAAGGAG AGGTCTACGGTTCCTCTTGTCAAGCCTCATAATTTTATGCATCCTGATGATCATCTTATTTTGGAAGATGAGAGTGGAAGGGTTAAACTAGCTGGAACTTTCCTTGCCCCTTCGGTTTATGTGACAG GGATTGTAGTCGCTCTTCATGGTAAAGAAACAAGTGATGGTGATTTTTTTGTTCAAGATGTTCTGGAAGCTGGTCTACCACCCCAAATTGAGCAACCACTTGACTTAA GAGAAGACAAACATGTGGTTTTCATCTCAGGATTGAGTGTTGGGAGTAGCATGTTCAATCCTCTTCAATTCCAACTTCTCGTTGACCATATAACCGGGCATTTGGGTGATGAAAAT GAGCAAAGCATTGCATCTCAAATAGTTCGTGTTGTAATTGCTGGGAATTCTGTACAAATATCACAGGGCATTCTTAGTGGTCAG ACATTAGCTCCCAAGGATCAGTCTAGGCTAACAGAAccaatcaaagagtttgatataTCATTGATTCAG CTTGCAGCTGCTATGCCTGTGGATATCATGCCAGGGCCTAGTGATCCAGCTAATTTTTCCTTGCCCCAGCAG CCTTTGCATAGGTGTCTTTTTCCAGGAGCATCAGTCTATAACACTTTCCTCTCATGTACAAATCCTCATCAATTTGAACTGGATGATGTTCT GTTTCTTGGGACATCTGGTCAGAACATAGATGATCTTAGTAAGTATTCTGATGCCAAAGACAAGCTTGAATTTATGGAAAGAACATTAAAATGGAGGCATCTGGCACCAACAGCTCCAAACACACTTG GATGTTATCCCTATACTGACAAGGACCCTTTCCTCATTGAGAGCTGTCCACATGTATACTTTGTTGGCAATCAGGATAAATATGAAACCCGTTTATTACAAG GACCTGAGAAGCAACTGCTAAGGCTAATCTGCATTCCCAGATTTTGTGAGACTGGAGTTGCTGTTGTG
- the LOC103697101 gene encoding DNA polymerase delta small subunit isoform X2 — MEDAEMGDGSPKHFDRKQAVYQNLDERYVIHGERYRGQQYSQIYFTRLHHMRNLLNSLVPKWKPHLPVHTILGLEEGKECIIIGTMYKHMKLKSSILDEYSKERSTVPLVKPHNFMHPDDHLILEDESGRVKLAGTFLAPSVYVTGIVVALHGKETSDGDFFVQDVLEAGLPPQIEQPLDLREDKHVVFISGLSVGSSMFNPLQFQLLVDHITGHLGDENEQSIASQIVRVVIAGNSVQISQGILSGQTLAPKDQSRLTEPIKEFDISLIQLAAAMPVDIMPGPSDPANFSLPQQPLHRCLFPGASVYNTFLSCTNPHQFELDDVLFLGTSGQNIDDLSKYSDAKDKLEFMERTLKWRHLAPTAPNTLGCYPYTDKDPFLIESCPHVYFVGNQDKYETRLLQGPEKQLLRLICIPRFCETGVAVVLNLRTLECHALSISTKLDS; from the exons ATGGAAGACGCAGAGATGGGAGACGGAAGCCCGAAGCACTTCGATAGGAAGCAGGCCGTCTATCAAAACCTT GACGAGAGGTATGTGATCCATGGAGAGAGGTATAGAGGGCAGCAATACAGCCAAATCTACTTCACTCGCCTCCATCACATGAGGAATCTCCTCAACTCCCTTGTCCCCAAGTGGAAGCCTCACCTCCCTG TTCATACTATTTTAGGACTTGAAGAAGGCAAAGAGTGCATTATAATTGGAACTATGTACAAGCATATGAAACTCAAGTCTTCTATTCTTGATGAGTACTCTAAGGAG AGGTCTACGGTTCCTCTTGTCAAGCCTCATAATTTTATGCATCCTGATGATCATCTTATTTTGGAAGATGAGAGTGGAAGGGTTAAACTAGCTGGAACTTTCCTTGCCCCTTCGGTTTATGTGACAG GGATTGTAGTCGCTCTTCATGGTAAAGAAACAAGTGATGGTGATTTTTTTGTTCAAGATGTTCTGGAAGCTGGTCTACCACCCCAAATTGAGCAACCACTTGACTTAA GAGAAGACAAACATGTGGTTTTCATCTCAGGATTGAGTGTTGGGAGTAGCATGTTCAATCCTCTTCAATTCCAACTTCTCGTTGACCATATAACCGGGCATTTGGGTGATGAAAAT GAGCAAAGCATTGCATCTCAAATAGTTCGTGTTGTAATTGCTGGGAATTCTGTACAAATATCACAGGGCATTCTTAGTGGTCAG ACATTAGCTCCCAAGGATCAGTCTAGGCTAACAGAAccaatcaaagagtttgatataTCATTGATTCAG CTTGCAGCTGCTATGCCTGTGGATATCATGCCAGGGCCTAGTGATCCAGCTAATTTTTCCTTGCCCCAGCAG CCTTTGCATAGGTGTCTTTTTCCAGGAGCATCAGTCTATAACACTTTCCTCTCATGTACAAATCCTCATCAATTTGAACTGGATGATGTTCT GTTTCTTGGGACATCTGGTCAGAACATAGATGATCTTAGTAAGTATTCTGATGCCAAAGACAAGCTTGAATTTATGGAAAGAACATTAAAATGGAGGCATCTGGCACCAACAGCTCCAAACACACTTG GATGTTATCCCTATACTGACAAGGACCCTTTCCTCATTGAGAGCTGTCCACATGTATACTTTGTTGGCAATCAGGATAAATATGAAACCCGTTTATTACAAG GACCTGAGAAGCAACTGCTAAGGCTAATCTGCATTCCCAGATTTTGTGAGACTGGAGTTGCTGTTGTG